The following are encoded in a window of Gramella sp. MT6 genomic DNA:
- a CDS encoding energy transducer TonB: MKRILFLIAISIASTCMAQNLSINDVDTPPKLENECLENNNVHCFTVSISKFVNRNMDINKLRKSKVTGKAYVQFTITKEGEVVNARARSKSDILAEVVTEAIQKLPIAEVAKKNGQPVEISYTLPISFNTLTIGKKEAVFEGNSTNSDFANLTKATHAPKFQNYERALEAIETKLKADLRLQLQKMNFKDEDINKLKVTFVITRDAKMKNILAITSNTRLRNNVKRLLDKLIILEPGLDDENKPMDLRVIYNFEKS, translated from the coding sequence ATGAAAAGAATATTATTTTTAATTGCAATCTCGATTGCCAGCACCTGTATGGCTCAGAATCTAAGCATTAATGATGTAGATACGCCGCCAAAACTCGAAAATGAATGCCTGGAAAATAACAATGTACATTGTTTCACAGTATCAATTAGCAAATTCGTAAACCGGAATATGGATATTAATAAACTCCGTAAATCCAAGGTTACAGGAAAGGCATATGTACAATTTACTATTACCAAAGAGGGGGAAGTTGTTAATGCCAGGGCCAGATCTAAATCTGATATACTTGCTGAAGTGGTTACTGAGGCGATACAGAAATTACCAATAGCAGAAGTTGCTAAAAAAAATGGGCAGCCTGTGGAAATAAGTTATACCCTTCCAATTTCCTTTAATACCTTAACTATCGGAAAAAAGGAAGCTGTTTTTGAAGGTAACAGCACTAACAGCGATTTTGCAAACCTAACCAAGGCAACGCATGCACCCAAATTCCAAAATTACGAAAGGGCCTTAGAAGCTATAGAGACGAAATTAAAAGCTGATCTTAGGCTTCAACTTCAAAAGATGAACTTTAAGGACGAAGACATCAATAAGCTGAAGGTGACTTTTGTGATCACTCGCGATGCGAAAATGAAAAATATTCTTGCTATTACCAGTAATACAAGGCTTCGTAATAATGTGAAAAGATTGCTTGACAAGCTAATAATACTGGAACCAGGTCTAGATGATGAAAACAAACCGATGGACTTAAGGGTAATATATAATTTCGAGAAGAGTTAA
- the queG gene encoding tRNA epoxyqueuosine(34) reductase QueG, protein MQKNISANTEFIKSEAKRLGFLSCGISKAEFLEEEAPRLENWLNNNLHGEMRYMENYFDKRLDPTKLVPGSKSVISLLLNYYPHELQNKDSYKISKYAYGRDYHFVIKDKLKELLSALQDEIGDFHGRAFVDSAPVLDKAWAAKSGLGWIGKHSNLLSKQTGSFYFIAELIVDLDLEYDTPVTDHCGSCTACIDACPTNAIVEPYKVDGSKCISYFTIELKDELPNSYKNKFDDWMFGCDVCQDVCPWNRFSKPHNEPLFNPHPDLLSNEKKDWEEITRDTFNEIFRKSAVKRTKFEGLKRNIEFLKD, encoded by the coding sequence ATGCAAAAGAATATATCTGCAAATACCGAATTTATAAAGTCTGAAGCCAAACGCCTCGGCTTTCTTTCATGCGGGATATCTAAAGCTGAATTCCTCGAAGAAGAAGCTCCCAGACTGGAGAACTGGCTAAATAATAATTTGCATGGGGAAATGCGCTATATGGAAAACTATTTCGATAAGCGTCTTGATCCTACTAAACTGGTACCTGGTTCAAAAAGTGTGATCTCCCTTTTGTTGAATTATTATCCACATGAACTTCAGAATAAGGATTCCTACAAGATCAGTAAATATGCCTACGGGAGGGATTATCATTTTGTGATCAAGGATAAACTTAAAGAATTATTATCTGCTCTTCAGGATGAAATTGGAGATTTTCATGGCCGGGCTTTTGTAGATTCCGCTCCTGTTCTGGATAAAGCCTGGGCTGCAAAAAGCGGACTTGGCTGGATAGGAAAGCACTCCAATCTTCTTTCAAAACAGACAGGTTCCTTTTATTTTATTGCAGAATTGATCGTAGATCTTGACCTGGAATATGATACCCCGGTAACCGATCATTGTGGTAGTTGCACTGCCTGTATAGATGCCTGTCCCACCAACGCCATTGTAGAACCTTATAAAGTTGACGGGAGCAAATGCATTTCTTATTTCACTATCGAACTCAAGGACGAATTGCCAAATTCTTATAAGAATAAATTCGATGATTGGATGTTTGGTTGCGATGTTTGTCAGGATGTATGCCCATGGAATCGTTTTTCAAAACCTCACAATGAACCATTATTTAATCCACATCCCGACCTTCTCTCCAATGAGAAAAAGGACTGGGAAGAGATCACCCGGGACACCTTTAATGAGATATTCCGGAAATCTGCCGTAAAACGGACAAAATTTGAAGGTTTAAAGAGGAATATTGAATTTCTAAAGGATTAA
- a CDS encoding ScyD/ScyE family protein encodes MKNYNQPLSKASFKFVQLLLKSIFVHVMLMSFLLISCSSETTESEFTSDTNADFKAKAGNLSEPGSPELFLSGFQGASGSTIGPGGDLFVAEGAIGQISRVDLKSGEVSIFASGLPPSIIGIDGVTDLVFYGDTAYAIVTLVGPQFGTDDKVGIYRIDGYSDFTLIADIGQFSLENPPSTDYFVELGVQYSIEAYQGGFLVADGHHNRILFVSEEGDISVFWEFDNIVPTGLDVWGATVYMAQAGPVPHEPEFGKIVSLDPVTGEESMVASGARLLVDVEFGRGRSLFALSQGVWNEEGEGSPALPETGSLVKVMDDGTFSIVAENLDRPTSMEIVKNKAYIISLTGEIWTVDNISSQPFGI; translated from the coding sequence ATGAAAAATTACAACCAACCATTATCAAAAGCCTCATTCAAATTTGTCCAATTACTCTTGAAAAGCATTTTTGTTCATGTGATGCTGATGTCTTTTTTGCTTATTTCATGTAGTTCCGAAACCACTGAAAGTGAATTCACTTCAGATACTAATGCAGATTTCAAAGCTAAAGCCGGTAACCTTTCAGAGCCGGGATCACCAGAACTTTTTCTCTCGGGATTTCAGGGAGCTTCAGGAAGTACTATTGGCCCAGGCGGAGATTTATTCGTGGCAGAAGGCGCAATAGGTCAAATTTCTCGTGTTGATCTTAAAAGTGGGGAAGTCTCCATATTCGCAAGTGGTTTGCCGCCATCTATTATCGGGATTGATGGAGTTACCGATCTTGTATTTTATGGCGATACTGCCTATGCAATTGTAACATTGGTGGGCCCTCAATTTGGAACAGATGACAAAGTTGGTATTTATCGTATAGATGGATATAGCGATTTTACATTGATAGCTGATATTGGGCAATTTTCCCTGGAGAATCCTCCGTCGACAGATTATTTTGTAGAATTGGGAGTGCAATATTCAATAGAAGCATATCAGGGAGGTTTTCTGGTTGCTGATGGCCATCATAACCGGATTCTTTTTGTTTCTGAAGAAGGGGATATTTCGGTGTTTTGGGAATTTGATAATATAGTGCCTACCGGGCTTGATGTATGGGGAGCTACAGTTTATATGGCTCAGGCTGGACCTGTGCCTCATGAACCTGAATTTGGTAAAATCGTAAGCTTAGATCCGGTTACCGGGGAAGAATCAATGGTTGCTTCTGGAGCCAGGTTATTAGTTGATGTTGAATTTGGAAGAGGTAGAAGTTTGTTTGCGCTTTCACAAGGTGTTTGGAATGAAGAAGGAGAAGGATCACCGGCCTTACCTGAGACTGGTTCACTTGTGAAAGTGATGGATGATGGAACCTTTAGCATTGTAGCTGAGAATCTTGATAGGCCAACTTCAATGGAGATCGTAAAAAACAAGGCCTATATAATTTCACTTACGGGTGAGATCTGGACGGTTGATAATATAAGTAGTCAGCCATTTGGTATTTAA
- a CDS encoding nickel-binding protein: MPVYMDLHIGQGLTAKDVALAHQLDLRYQDRFHCKCLTYWIDEPRGNAYCLIEAPNKNAVYELHKSAHEQLPDEIIEVDRRVIKAFLGRIHDPEVVDYIIDQKIKVFNDPAFRVILIVQMKDEIRLSHELGKEECASLISKANSIIRNMITKNQGVASEDEGDEIVATFISAIQATMCAIDIRFFLESEIQKLDLRIGIHAGNPVEKGEELFGSVLKFARFLCNISDNQGYISRTVRNLLECANEKSLLANPSLKSLSKADEEFVSGLIKVLSENWQNSDFEIEDCYKAMSMSKSQLYRRCVDVTGTSSNRLLRDFRLNQARQLLIDKDLNVAQTSFACGFNSPSYFTKCFQKKFGLKPHVFSGASA; the protein is encoded by the coding sequence ATGCCGGTATACATGGATCTTCACATAGGCCAGGGACTCACTGCCAAAGATGTGGCATTAGCCCATCAGCTTGATCTTCGTTATCAGGATAGATTTCATTGTAAATGTTTGACTTACTGGATAGATGAGCCTAGGGGGAATGCCTATTGTTTAATTGAAGCTCCAAACAAGAATGCTGTTTATGAATTGCATAAAAGCGCCCATGAACAATTGCCAGACGAGATTATTGAAGTAGACCGCCGGGTGATAAAGGCTTTTCTGGGAAGAATTCATGATCCCGAGGTGGTGGATTATATCATCGATCAAAAAATTAAGGTTTTCAATGATCCCGCCTTCAGAGTAATTCTAATCGTACAAATGAAGGACGAGATCAGGTTATCACATGAACTGGGCAAGGAAGAATGTGCCTCGCTAATTTCGAAAGCAAATAGCATTATTCGAAACATGATAACCAAGAATCAGGGGGTCGCCTCAGAGGACGAAGGGGATGAGATCGTGGCTACATTTATTTCCGCGATTCAGGCTACTATGTGCGCAATAGATATTCGTTTCTTTCTGGAATCTGAAATTCAAAAACTGGACCTGAGAATAGGTATTCATGCGGGTAATCCTGTAGAAAAAGGTGAAGAGCTATTCGGTTCTGTTTTAAAGTTTGCCAGATTTCTCTGTAATATTTCAGATAATCAAGGCTATATCTCAAGAACCGTTCGAAATTTATTGGAATGCGCAAATGAGAAATCTTTACTTGCCAATCCTTCTCTGAAAAGCCTTTCAAAAGCCGATGAAGAATTTGTTTCAGGTCTTATAAAGGTTCTTTCTGAAAACTGGCAGAATTCAGATTTTGAGATCGAAGACTGCTATAAGGCAATGTCTATGAGTAAATCTCAATTATATCGCAGATGTGTAGATGTAACCGGGACCTCTTCTAACAGGTTACTCCGGGATTTCAGGTTAAATCAGGCCCGGCAATTATTGATCGATAAAGACCTAAATGTTGCGCAAACCTCTTTTGCATGTGGCTTCAATAGTCCTTCATATTTTACGAAATGTTTTCAGAAAAAATTTGGTTTAAAACCTCATGTTTTTAGTGGAGCATCAGCATAA
- a CDS encoding cytochrome P450 — MTMNRKIPEVSLIKFLKHSANILKNPLPFHSRNFQEKGDTFRLNIGFSKSVIFSRDAGLLEYALQKNQKNFVKSEIQTKDLVKYVGEGLLTSEGEHWKKQRKLIQPAFHKKKLTNLLAAIKEAILLEYEKITPAKEIDIFPIFNDLAFQTVVKSLFSSAANQEEINRLQFITEETQKMLVKELRQPYLGWWFKASGKIDSYLKLTAEAREILKGIVQERRESDEKFDDLLDMLLESKYEDGNFMDEEQLIDEILILFTAGHETTSNALTFTCELLARNPEWQEKIYQEITSLISEHDDLMTIVTGALITQQVIEESMRLYPPAYFIDRVNVQADEFEGKYFEPGSNLLFSLYEIHRHPDLWDDPEDFKPDRFDGNSRKYSSQYFPFGAGPRKCIGNNFAMFEMIIAITELILEYKISPVSAPIEIKPLITLKPKNAVLKFEKRTRFS, encoded by the coding sequence ATGACTATGAATAGAAAGATCCCTGAAGTTTCCTTGATTAAATTTCTTAAGCATTCTGCTAATATTTTAAAGAATCCATTGCCTTTTCATTCCAGGAATTTTCAGGAAAAGGGAGATACTTTTAGATTGAACATCGGTTTTAGTAAATCGGTAATATTTTCCAGGGATGCCGGTCTCCTCGAATATGCCTTGCAAAAGAACCAGAAGAATTTTGTGAAATCTGAGATACAGACTAAAGACCTCGTTAAGTATGTGGGTGAAGGTTTACTAACTTCAGAAGGAGAGCACTGGAAAAAACAACGAAAACTCATTCAGCCGGCATTTCATAAGAAGAAACTTACCAATCTTCTGGCTGCCATTAAAGAGGCCATTCTTCTGGAATACGAAAAAATCACTCCGGCTAAAGAGATCGATATATTTCCAATTTTCAATGACCTGGCTTTTCAGACGGTAGTTAAATCACTTTTTAGTAGTGCGGCAAACCAGGAGGAGATCAACAGGCTGCAGTTTATAACAGAAGAGACTCAGAAAATGCTGGTAAAGGAATTGCGGCAACCTTATCTTGGCTGGTGGTTCAAAGCGAGTGGGAAAATAGACAGTTACCTTAAATTGACTGCGGAAGCGAGAGAAATCCTTAAAGGTATCGTTCAGGAAAGAAGGGAGTCAGATGAAAAATTTGATGATCTTCTGGATATGCTCTTGGAATCTAAATATGAGGATGGGAATTTCATGGATGAGGAACAATTGATCGATGAGATCCTGATCTTATTCACCGCTGGACACGAAACAACCTCTAATGCTCTTACGTTTACCTGTGAACTTTTAGCTAGAAATCCAGAATGGCAGGAAAAGATATATCAGGAAATCACGTCACTTATAAGTGAGCATGATGATCTTATGACTATTGTAACAGGAGCGTTGATTACGCAACAGGTAATAGAAGAGTCCATGAGGCTTTATCCTCCTGCTTATTTTATAGACCGTGTAAATGTTCAGGCAGATGAATTTGAAGGCAAATACTTTGAACCCGGTTCTAATTTGTTGTTTTCCCTGTATGAAATTCACCGGCATCCCGATCTTTGGGATGATCCTGAGGATTTTAAACCTGATAGATTTGATGGAAACAGCAGGAAGTATTCCTCGCAATATTTTCCTTTTGGGGCAGGCCCCAGGAAATGCATAGGGAATAATTTTGCCATGTTCGAGATGATCATAGCAATAACCGAGCTGATTTTGGAGTACAAAATCTCACCAGTTTCTGCTCCCATTGAAATAAAACCGCTTATTACGTTAAAGCCAAAGAATGCTGTTTTGAAATTTGAAAAACGTACCCGATTTTCTTGA
- the ruvB gene encoding Holliday junction branch migration DNA helicase RuvB, whose product MNENLDASGENFSPEEFDIERALRPLTFDDFAGQEQVLENLQVFVQAANLRGEALDHTLFHGPPGLGKTTLAHILANELNVGIKITSGPVLDKPGDLAGLLTNLDERDILFIDEIHRLSPIVEEYLYSAMEDYRIDIMIETGPNARTVQINLNPFTLIGATTRSGLLTAPMRARFGISSRLQYYTTELLSGIVERSSDILKVPITQDAAIEIAGRSRGTPRIANALLRRVRDFAQIKGNGKIDIEIARFGLKALNVDAHGLDEMDNKILATIIDKFKGGPVGITTLATAVSESAETIEEVYEPFLIQQGFIYRTPRGREVTEHAYKHLGRIKGSTQGGLF is encoded by the coding sequence ATGAACGAAAATCTCGATGCCAGTGGAGAAAATTTTTCTCCGGAAGAATTTGATATAGAAAGAGCTTTAAGACCCCTGACGTTTGATGACTTTGCGGGACAGGAACAGGTCCTTGAAAATCTTCAGGTATTTGTACAGGCGGCCAATTTAAGAGGAGAGGCATTGGATCATACTTTATTTCATGGACCTCCGGGATTAGGTAAAACAACTTTGGCACATATTCTGGCCAATGAGTTGAATGTAGGTATTAAGATCACCTCGGGTCCTGTTCTGGATAAACCTGGAGATCTTGCAGGGCTCCTAACGAATCTTGATGAAAGAGATATCCTTTTTATAGATGAGATTCATAGATTAAGCCCCATCGTTGAAGAATATTTATATTCTGCGATGGAGGATTATCGAATAGATATTATGATCGAAACGGGTCCAAATGCCCGGACGGTTCAGATCAATTTAAATCCTTTTACCCTGATAGGAGCGACAACCAGGTCAGGTCTTCTTACAGCTCCTATGAGGGCTAGGTTTGGTATTTCTAGTAGACTTCAATATTATACCACCGAATTACTTTCTGGTATTGTAGAACGTAGCTCAGACATTTTAAAGGTTCCTATCACTCAGGATGCTGCCATTGAGATTGCCGGCAGAAGCCGGGGTACTCCGAGGATTGCTAATGCTCTGCTAAGGAGGGTTCGTGATTTCGCTCAGATAAAAGGGAATGGAAAGATAGATATTGAAATTGCCAGGTTTGGTTTGAAAGCTCTGAATGTTGATGCACATGGCCTGGATGAAATGGATAATAAGATCCTAGCTACAATCATTGATAAATTCAAAGGTGGGCCGGTTGGAATTACCACTCTTGCCACGGCTGTAAGCGAAAGCGCAGAAACTATAGAAGAGGTGTATGAGCCATTTCTTATTCAACAGGGGTTTATTTACAGAACTCCTCGCGGCCGGGAGGTGACCGAACATGCATACAAGCATCTGGGAAGAATAAAGGGTAGTACCCAGGGCGGTTTATTTTAG
- a CDS encoding cbb3-type cytochrome c oxidase subunit I: MSAIATAPAHDHHDDHGHHHKETFITKYIFSQDHKMIAKQYLITGLIMGIIGIGMSILFRIQLAWPEQSFWIFEALLGERWAPDGVMSPSIYLALVTIHGTIMVFFVLTAGLSGTFSNLLIPLQIGARDMASGFLNMVSYWLFFLSSVIMLASLFVESGPAMAGWTIYPPLSALPEAISGSGTGMTLWLVSMAIFIASSLLGSLNYIVTVINLRTEGMSMTRLPLTIWAFFVTAIIGVVSFPVLLSAALLLIMDRSFGTSFFLSDIFIKGEVLSHQGGSPVLFEHLFWFLGHPEVYIVLLPALGITSEVIATNSRKPIFGYRAMVASILAIAFLSTIVWGHHMFISGMNPFLGSVFTFTTLLIAIPSAVKSFNYITTLWKGNLQMNPGMLFSIGLVSTFITGGLTGIILGDSTLDINVHDTYFVVAHFHLVMGISALYGLFAGVYHWFPKMFGRMMNKNLGYVHFWVTAVGAYGVFFPMHFIGIAGLPRRYYTNTNFPYFDDYADVNVIITVAAIITALVQIVFIYNFFNSIFFGKKAVQNPWRSNTLEWTTPVEHIHGNWPGKIPSVYRWAYDYSKTGEDGEYVIKGQDFVSQTTPLQEGEEELNH; the protein is encoded by the coding sequence ATGTCAGCAATTGCAACAGCACCGGCACACGATCACCATGATGATCACGGACATCATCATAAGGAGACTTTTATAACAAAATATATCTTTAGTCAGGATCATAAGATGATTGCCAAGCAATATCTTATTACCGGGCTTATTATGGGGATAATAGGTATCGGTATGTCGATCCTTTTCCGTATCCAGCTTGCCTGGCCAGAACAATCTTTCTGGATCTTTGAAGCATTATTGGGTGAGAGATGGGCTCCAGACGGAGTAATGTCTCCAAGTATCTACCTTGCATTGGTGACCATTCATGGTACGATCATGGTATTCTTCGTACTTACCGCTGGTTTGAGTGGTACGTTCTCAAACTTATTGATTCCTTTGCAAATTGGTGCACGAGATATGGCCTCTGGATTCCTTAACATGGTTTCTTACTGGTTGTTTTTCCTTTCTAGTGTGATCATGTTGGCTTCTCTTTTCGTTGAATCTGGTCCTGCAATGGCCGGTTGGACGATCTATCCTCCATTGAGTGCTCTTCCTGAAGCTATTAGTGGTTCGGGAACAGGGATGACTCTTTGGTTGGTTTCTATGGCTATCTTTATCGCATCTTCTTTGCTTGGATCTCTTAACTACATTGTAACAGTAATAAATCTAAGAACCGAAGGAATGTCTATGACCAGGCTTCCTCTAACTATCTGGGCTTTCTTTGTAACTGCTATTATTGGTGTGGTATCGTTCCCGGTACTACTTTCAGCGGCATTGTTACTTATAATGGACCGTAGTTTTGGTACTTCATTCTTCCTTAGTGATATCTTTATCAAAGGAGAGGTTTTAAGTCACCAGGGAGGTTCTCCAGTATTATTCGAACATTTATTCTGGTTCCTGGGTCACCCAGAGGTATATATTGTACTTCTTCCGGCTTTAGGTATCACCTCTGAAGTTATTGCCACTAACTCACGTAAACCAATTTTTGGTTATCGTGCGATGGTTGCTTCGATCTTAGCGATCGCATTCCTTTCAACAATTGTTTGGGGTCACCATATGTTTATTTCAGGGATGAATCCATTCCTTGGATCTGTATTTACCTTTACAACATTACTGATTGCGATTCCTTCAGCAGTAAAATCATTTAACTATATAACCACATTATGGAAGGGTAACCTCCAGATGAACCCGGGTATGTTATTCTCGATAGGTCTGGTTTCAACTTTCATTACAGGTGGTCTTACAGGTATTATCCTTGGGGATTCTACCCTGGATATTAACGTGCACGATACTTACTTCGTGGTTGCTCACTTCCACCTGGTAATGGGTATCTCTGCACTTTACGGACTATTCGCCGGGGTTTACCACTGGTTCCCTAAGATGTTTGGAAGAATGATGAACAAGAACCTTGGTTATGTTCACTTCTGGGTGACCGCTGTAGGTGCTTATGGGGTTTTCTTCCCAATGCACTTTATTGGTATAGCTGGTCTTCCAAGACGTTATTATACAAATACAAATTTCCCATACTTTGATGACTATGCAGATGTGAACGTGATTATTACGGTTGCTGCGATCATCACTGCCCTTGTACAGATAGTATTTATCTACAACTTCTTCAACTCTATCTTCTTCGGAAAGAAAGCAGTTCAGAACCCTTGGAGATCGAATACATTAGAATGGACTACTCCTGTGGAGCACATCCACGGAAACTGGCCTGGTAAGATCCCTTCTGTATATCGTTGGGCTTACGATTACTCTAAGACTGGTGAAGACGGTGAGTATGTGATCAAAGGACAGGATTTTGTTTCTCAGACCACACCTCTGCAAGAAGGAGAGGAAGAGCTGAACCATTAA
- a CDS encoding cytochrome c oxidase subunit II — MTVFLVIIVLALLAVTGWQISKIFQLSKRPDADTSQIANDKDNNLQGILMLAFVIFLYVITVYCFWEYGRFYLPESASEHGSEYDTLMFISIGLIMFVQIITQGLLHYFAFKYKGKKTQKALFYADNDKLEFIWTIIPVITLAGLIIYGLFTWSDIMNINEEEDPMVIELYAYQFDWRARYSGEDNTLGKANVRFIEGVNQLGVDESDSYGKDDKIVTELHLPVGKPVLFKFRSQDVLHSAYFPFFRAQMNVVPGMITQFGFTPTITTEEMRESEYMVDKVKSVNEERRERNEALIAEGEPTLDSYEFDYFLLCNKICGQAHYNMQMKIIVESEEDFNTWLEEQPTFGSTMEDSNAPAESEEAAEEQPASEDEEQETENTPQEDDAVAVVDNE; from the coding sequence ATGACCGTATTTTTAGTAATCATAGTACTAGCACTTCTGGCCGTTACAGGTTGGCAGATCTCTAAGATCTTTCAGTTATCTAAGAGACCCGATGCCGATACTTCTCAGATTGCAAACGATAAGGATAACAACTTGCAGGGTATCCTGATGTTAGCTTTCGTAATTTTCCTTTACGTAATTACCGTTTACTGTTTCTGGGAGTATGGAAGATTCTATCTGCCAGAATCAGCTTCTGAACATGGTAGTGAATATGACACTTTAATGTTTATCTCTATTGGTTTGATCATGTTCGTACAGATCATTACCCAGGGTTTACTACACTACTTTGCATTCAAATACAAAGGAAAGAAAACTCAGAAAGCATTATTTTATGCAGATAACGATAAGCTTGAGTTCATCTGGACGATCATTCCTGTGATCACACTTGCAGGGCTTATCATCTATGGTCTATTTACCTGGAGTGATATTATGAATATCAACGAGGAAGAAGATCCTATGGTTATCGAACTGTATGCATACCAGTTTGACTGGAGAGCTAGATATTCTGGTGAAGACAACACCTTAGGAAAAGCTAACGTTCGTTTTATCGAAGGGGTAAACCAGTTAGGAGTAGACGAGTCTGATTCTTATGGTAAAGATGATAAGATCGTGACAGAACTACATTTACCTGTAGGTAAGCCAGTATTGTTCAAATTCCGTTCTCAGGACGTATTACACTCAGCATATTTCCCATTCTTTAGAGCACAGATGAACGTTGTTCCTGGAATGATCACTCAGTTTGGATTCACTCCAACCATTACTACTGAAGAAATGCGCGAGAGTGAATATATGGTAGACAAAGTGAAGAGTGTAAATGAAGAAAGAAGGGAAAGAAATGAGGCATTAATTGCAGAAGGAGAACCTACGCTTGATAGCTATGAATTTGATTACTTCCTTCTTTGTAACAAGATTTGCGGGCAGGCTCACTATAATATGCAGATGAAGATCATAGTGGAGTCTGAAGAAGATTTCAATACATGGCTAGAAGAGCAGCCTACTTTTGGCAGTACTATGGAAGACAGTAATGCCCCTGCAGAGTCTGAAGAAGCTGCAGAAGAACAGCCAGCATCTGAAGATGAAGAGCAGGAGACAGAAAATACGCCACAGGAAGATGATGCAGTGGCAGTAGTAGATAACGAATAA
- a CDS encoding quinol:cytochrome C oxidoreductase, whose protein sequence is MYTLSSKLKLTAIIFMIVGAIGLIYGFIAAPETVEDVKEMMASEHHGEEHGEEINVEQLPGENVTVENIEGYESETSHGEGAHAEAGAEAGHGEEASHDNEHYEHILHQLQNKPWAALYVAAFFFFMISLGVLAFYAIQYAAQAGWSPVLFRVMEAITAYLVPGGIIVFVLLVLSGLHLNHLFVWMDPEVVAHDEIIQNKTAYLNVPFFLIRAAIYLGGWILFRQLLRKNSIKMDDATDNRIFKKNFKLAAGFLVFFIVTESMMSWDWIMSLDPHWFSTLFGWFVFASLFVSGITTIAIISIYLKSRGYLEFVNDSHIHDLAKFMFGISIFWTYLWFSQFMLIWYSNIPEEVVYFIQRIEDYQLPFFGMLITNFLFPVLLLMNSDYKRVNWFVIMTGIVILCGHYLNVYVMVMPATVGESWFIGIPEISAVLLFGGLFTFIVFNALTKAPLLVKGNPFIKESKHYHY, encoded by the coding sequence ATGTATACGCTATCCAGTAAATTAAAATTAACAGCAATCATTTTTATGATTGTTGGGGCTATAGGTCTCATTTATGGATTCATCGCTGCACCAGAAACTGTTGAGGATGTTAAAGAAATGATGGCATCTGAGCATCATGGGGAAGAGCATGGAGAAGAAATTAATGTAGAACAGCTTCCTGGTGAGAATGTAACCGTTGAAAATATAGAAGGATACGAAAGTGAAACTTCTCATGGAGAAGGAGCTCATGCTGAAGCTGGCGCTGAAGCAGGGCATGGTGAAGAAGCTTCTCATGATAATGAACATTACGAGCATATTTTGCATCAATTGCAGAATAAGCCATGGGCTGCACTTTATGTAGCTGCGTTCTTTTTCTTTATGATATCTCTTGGAGTCTTGGCATTCTATGCTATTCAATATGCAGCACAGGCTGGATGGTCTCCAGTACTTTTCAGAGTAATGGAAGCGATCACCGCTTACCTTGTTCCTGGTGGGATCATTGTATTTGTTCTGCTTGTTCTTTCAGGTCTTCATTTAAACCACCTTTTTGTGTGGATGGATCCGGAAGTAGTAGCTCACGATGAGATCATTCAGAATAAAACAGCATACCTTAATGTGCCATTCTTCCTTATTAGAGCGGCGATTTATTTAGGTGGTTGGATATTGTTCAGACAACTTCTTAGAAAGAACTCTATTAAGATGGATGATGCAACAGATAACAGAATTTTCAAAAAGAACTTCAAACTTGCTGCAGGATTTCTAGTGTTCTTTATCGTGACTGAATCTATGATGTCATGGGACTGGATCATGAGTTTAGATCCGCACTGGTTTAGTACCTTATTTGGATGGTTCGTATTTGCAAGTCTGTTCGTATCTGGTATTACTACAATTGCCATTATCAGTATTTACCTTAAATCAAGAGGATATCTTGAATTCGTGAACGATAGTCATATTCATGACCTTGCTAAGTTTATGTTCGGTATCAGTATTTTCTGGACCTACCTTTGGTTCTCTCAATTTATGTTGATCTGGTATTCTAATATTCCTGAAGAGGTAGTATACTTCATCCAGAGAATTGAAGATTATCAATTACCATTCTTCGGAATGCTGATCACCAACTTCCTTTTCCCGGTATTATTACTAATGAATAGTGATTATAAGAGAGTGAACTGGTTCGTGATCATGACGGGAATTGTTATCTTATGTGGTCATTACCTGAATGTTTATGTGATGGTGATGCCAGCTACGGTAGGAGAGTCATGGTTCATTGGAATTCCTGAAATAAGTGCAGTATTGTTATTTGGTGGATTGTTCACCTTTATAGTATTTAATGCGCTTACCAAAGCACCACTGTTGGTGAAAGGGAATCCTTTTATCAAGGAGAGTAAGCATTACCATTATTAA